The following are encoded together in the Geobacter sulfurreducens PCA genome:
- a CDS encoding UPF0182 family membrane protein has protein sequence MAKNRFLLIIAAVFVVLPAALSLITFYTDWLFFRETGYTQVFTTALAAKVGAGLASGLFMFAFAMVNLYFANRASLPHTPRGVFFEGGNVYRLQRDEMVQMVKPLSILAALVLSLLAGRWGALQWQNLLLFTNGVTVGTSDPIMGKDLGFYLFSLPLLEHVKGFVAFTVLVTGIMVGAVYFFRGGIILSDRGADVDGAVRRHLAILLGIFSLTLATGFYLDAVRLLLAGGNSFHGAGYVDVNARLPLYRILTLATPLAGAVVAFGLWKGAWRLTLIPPIIVAAVYGIGIVGYPAMLQKFKVAPNELALETPYIANSIRFTRLGYDLDKIKTVPFDVELNLSAADIAKNDATIRNIRLWDHGPLLKTYSQLQQIRTYYKFFDVDNDRYLVNGQYTQVMLSPRELSYNDLPSRNWINERLIFTHGNGLAVGPVSRISREGLPEFFIKDIPAVSLADIRVTRPEIYYGELSNDYVIVGTKVPEFSYPTATGNINTTYGGKGGVALDSMLRKALFAARFKTEKILLSSDITDQSRILYYRTVGERVKTVAPFIRFDGDPYLVVADNGTLKWIIDGYTHSSRLPYSKPLRGGINYMRNSVKAVVDAYDGTLDFYISDPDDVMIKVYARIFPGLFKPLSAMSADLRGHIRYPHQFLQVQAAMFATYHMTDPKVFYNRENLWEIPVLGEAPMEPYYTVMKLPGEAREEYILLLPFTPSKRDNLAAWLTARCDGENYGKLLAYTFPRDRLIYGPKQIDARINQDSHISQQLTLWSQRGSQVIRGSMLVIPIEQSLLYVQPLFLAAADKAGLPELRRVIVAYGDEVVMEESLELALQRIFGGKRAPVAGVAAAPEDGKASTGDLAREAMSIFERATNLQRQGDWAGYGEELRKLQQVLKQLAR, from the coding sequence ATGGCCAAAAACCGATTCCTTCTCATTATTGCCGCCGTGTTCGTGGTCTTGCCAGCCGCGCTGTCGCTGATCACCTTCTACACCGACTGGCTCTTTTTCCGGGAAACCGGTTACACCCAGGTGTTCACGACGGCCCTGGCGGCAAAGGTCGGGGCCGGGCTCGCCTCAGGGCTCTTTATGTTTGCGTTCGCCATGGTCAATCTGTACTTCGCGAACCGGGCTTCCTTGCCTCACACCCCCCGTGGCGTGTTCTTCGAGGGGGGCAATGTCTACCGCCTCCAGCGCGACGAGATGGTGCAGATGGTGAAGCCCCTGAGCATCCTGGCCGCCCTTGTTCTGTCGCTTCTTGCCGGCAGGTGGGGCGCCCTGCAGTGGCAGAACCTGCTCCTGTTCACGAACGGCGTCACGGTGGGCACCAGCGATCCGATAATGGGGAAGGATCTGGGGTTCTACCTGTTCAGCCTGCCGCTGCTGGAGCATGTGAAGGGGTTTGTCGCCTTCACGGTGCTCGTCACCGGCATTATGGTGGGGGCGGTCTACTTTTTCCGCGGCGGCATCATCCTGTCGGATCGGGGGGCCGATGTGGACGGCGCGGTGAGGCGTCACCTGGCCATTCTGCTGGGGATCTTCTCGCTCACGCTGGCCACGGGCTTTTACCTGGATGCCGTGCGGCTCCTCCTTGCCGGCGGCAACTCTTTCCACGGAGCCGGTTACGTGGATGTCAACGCCCGGCTTCCGCTCTACCGGATTCTCACCCTGGCCACCCCCCTTGCCGGCGCCGTGGTGGCGTTCGGCCTCTGGAAGGGAGCATGGCGCCTGACACTGATCCCGCCGATCATCGTGGCCGCCGTCTACGGCATCGGCATCGTGGGATATCCGGCCATGCTGCAGAAGTTCAAGGTCGCCCCCAACGAACTGGCCCTGGAAACCCCCTACATCGCCAATTCCATCCGGTTCACCCGGCTCGGCTACGATCTGGACAAAATCAAAACCGTTCCCTTTGATGTGGAGCTCAATCTGTCGGCCGCCGACATCGCAAAGAACGACGCCACCATCAGGAACATCAGGCTGTGGGATCACGGCCCGCTCCTCAAGACCTACAGCCAGTTGCAGCAGATCAGGACCTATTACAAGTTTTTCGACGTGGACAACGACCGGTACCTGGTGAACGGCCAGTACACCCAGGTGATGCTCTCGCCGCGTGAGCTCTCCTACAACGATCTCCCCAGCAGAAACTGGATCAACGAACGGCTCATCTTCACCCACGGCAACGGTCTGGCCGTCGGTCCGGTCAGCAGGATCAGCAGGGAAGGGCTCCCGGAATTCTTCATCAAGGATATCCCGGCGGTCAGCCTGGCCGACATCAGGGTGACGCGACCGGAAATCTACTATGGCGAGCTCTCCAACGACTATGTCATCGTCGGGACCAAAGTGCCGGAATTCAGCTACCCGACCGCCACGGGCAACATCAATACGACTTACGGGGGCAAGGGTGGGGTGGCGCTGGACTCGATGCTGCGCAAGGCCCTGTTCGCCGCCCGGTTCAAAACGGAGAAAATCCTCCTTTCATCGGACATTACCGATCAGAGCCGCATCCTCTACTACCGCACCGTGGGTGAGCGGGTCAAGACGGTGGCCCCCTTTATCCGGTTCGACGGCGACCCCTACCTGGTCGTGGCCGACAACGGCACCCTCAAATGGATCATCGACGGCTATACCCATTCGAGCCGGCTTCCCTATTCGAAGCCGCTCAGGGGCGGCATCAACTACATGAGAAACTCGGTGAAAGCGGTGGTCGACGCCTACGACGGCACCCTGGACTTCTATATCAGCGATCCGGACGACGTCATGATCAAGGTCTACGCCCGGATCTTCCCGGGACTCTTCAAGCCACTGTCCGCCATGTCGGCCGACCTGCGGGGGCACATCCGCTACCCCCACCAGTTCCTCCAGGTCCAGGCGGCCATGTTCGCCACCTACCACATGACCGATCCCAAGGTCTTCTACAACCGGGAGAACCTCTGGGAGATCCCCGTACTGGGCGAAGCGCCCATGGAGCCCTACTACACGGTCATGAAGCTGCCGGGAGAAGCCAGGGAGGAGTACATCCTGCTCCTCCCCTTCACCCCCTCCAAGCGGGACAACCTGGCCGCTTGGCTCACGGCCCGCTGCGACGGCGAGAACTACGGCAAGCTCCTGGCCTACACCTTCCCCCGGGACCGCCTGATCTACGGGCCGAAGCAGATCGACGCGCGGATCAATCAGGACTCGCACATTTCCCAGCAACTGACCCTCTGGAGCCAGCGCGGCTCCCAGGTCATCCGGGGGAGCATGCTGGTGATCCCCATCGAACAGTCGCTGCTCTACGTGCAGCCCCTGTTCCTGGCCGCCGCGGACAAGGCGGGGCTGCCTGAACTGAGGCGGGTCATCGTTGCCTACGGTGATGAAGTGGTCATGGAGGAGAGCCTGGAACTGGCCCTGCAGCGGATCTTCGGCGGGAAACGGGCACCGGTTGCCGGCGTTGCGGCAGCCCCTGAGGACGGGAAGGCCTCAACGGGCGATTTGGCCCGGGAAGCCATGAGCATCTTCGAGCGGGCCACCAACCTGCAGCGGCAGGGGGACTGGGCCGGCTACGGCGAGGAGTTGCGGAAGCTGCAGCAGGTATTGAAGCAGCTGGCCCGGTGA
- a CDS encoding universal stress protein, with the protein MKILLAFDGSPSSDAAAREVCRRPWPPGSEVRVITVLSPVEPNLLGGEGEHATAFDYIISRQETAAAKRLNAVTADFAQRAPELSVTSALLEGRPKDAILSEAERWGADLIVVGAHGYGVIRRFFLGSVSLAVALHAPCSVEIVRGT; encoded by the coding sequence ATGAAAATTCTTCTTGCATTCGATGGCTCACCCAGCAGCGATGCCGCGGCCCGCGAGGTATGCCGCCGTCCGTGGCCGCCGGGGAGCGAGGTTCGTGTAATCACCGTGCTTTCTCCTGTCGAACCGAACCTGTTGGGCGGGGAGGGCGAGCACGCCACGGCCTTCGACTACATCATCAGCCGGCAGGAAACTGCTGCTGCCAAGCGACTTAATGCCGTAACGGCTGATTTTGCGCAGCGAGCGCCGGAATTGAGCGTTACCTCGGCACTGCTGGAGGGACGGCCCAAGGATGCCATTCTCAGTGAGGCCGAGCGCTGGGGCGCTGATCTGATCGTGGTCGGAGCCCACGGCTATGGCGTGATCAGGCGCTTTTTCCTCGGCTCGGTCTCCCTGGCGGTTGCCCTTCATGCACCCTGCTCCGTGGAGATTGTGCGGGGGACCTGA
- the otsB gene encoding trehalose-phosphatase — translation MIYLFSHAGLRDLRDFIDRSTLFAFDLDGTLAPIVSDPAGIMIPPDVHERLVRLNGTASVAVVTGRARVDAARHLGFAPRFLVGNHGAEGLPGADAAEREFIGLCRGWMTQLGELLPEGEGTGIVMEDKSATLSLHYRNAPDRENAHQRILAAVSRLLPAPRRVSGKLVENLVPAAAPHKGDALRCIMRHLGCARALFVGDDVTDEDVFRLGDEAIFGIRVGNSGGSAARYFIRGQDEMAPLLDEILAVL, via the coding sequence ATGATCTATCTGTTCAGCCATGCCGGTCTCAGAGATCTGCGGGATTTCATCGACCGGTCCACCCTGTTTGCCTTTGATCTCGACGGCACCCTGGCTCCGATCGTTTCCGATCCGGCAGGGATCATGATCCCGCCGGACGTGCACGAGCGCCTGGTCCGCCTGAACGGTACGGCATCCGTTGCCGTCGTTACCGGCCGAGCCCGGGTCGATGCGGCGCGGCACCTTGGCTTCGCGCCCCGCTTCCTGGTGGGAAACCACGGGGCCGAGGGGCTTCCCGGCGCCGATGCCGCGGAGCGGGAATTCATCGGTCTCTGCCGCGGCTGGATGACGCAACTGGGGGAGCTCCTGCCGGAGGGGGAGGGCACCGGCATCGTCATGGAGGACAAGAGCGCCACACTGTCGCTCCATTACCGAAACGCCCCTGATCGCGAGAACGCTCATCAACGCATCCTGGCTGCCGTTTCCCGGCTGCTGCCCGCGCCCCGGCGGGTTTCCGGCAAGTTGGTCGAGAACCTCGTGCCGGCGGCCGCCCCCCACAAGGGAGACGCGCTTCGGTGCATCATGCGCCATCTCGGCTGTGCCCGCGCGCTCTTTGTCGGTGACGATGTGACCGACGAGGATGTGTTCCGTCTCGGCGACGAAGCCATCTTCGGGATTCGGGTCGGGAACTCTGGTGGGAGCGCGGCCCGCTACTTCATCCGGGGCCAGGATGAGATGGCCCCGCTGCTTGATGAGATCCTGGCCGTGCTCTGA
- a CDS encoding alpha,alpha-trehalose-phosphate synthase (UDP-forming): MVSLRSLRLSLRFIIPLAMALALLAYAVVPLVDRLTLHWFIRDLDIRSRLIASTLREPLAELLPRADRAKINTLLLRAIQDERLLALGYCDGRGTLRYSTPTFPDSLDCSSATRPESGSEGALRHLPQGAVHISIHPMGAEGGAVGSLILVHDMSFVERRSADTRKYVIVLFAVLGVVISLITVFVAHLSWRGWVEGVRAMLRGEGILRPFSPQAPSSELQPLVGDLRALLRTLDAERRFADDATITWSPESLRTLLHKHLVGERILVVSNREPYIHIRTGDTVEVHRPASGLVTAVEPVMRACSGTWIAHGSGSADRETVDSHDRVRVPPHKPEYNLRRIWLTKEEEEGYYYGFANEGLWPLCHIAHVRPVFRTSDWQQYVRINQRFADAVVKEADSDDPVVLVQDYHFALLPAMIRKALPKATIITFWHIPWPNPESFGICPWREELLKGMLGSTILGFHTPYHCKNFLETVDRYLETRIEHESSTISRRGQLTMVESYPISIQWPPAWQGTLPPVDVTRSEILGELGLPLDHLIGVGVDRMDYTKGIPERFMAVERLFELHPELVGRFTFVQIAAPSRSALEEYQAFEARVHSHAERINGRFSRDGRPAIILKAEHHEPEQVNRYYRAADVCMVTSLHDGMNLVAKEYVAARDDERGALVLSQFTGAAHELHEALIVNPYHVEQTAEALHRALTMPDYEQRERMRSMRMLVRDFNVYRWAGRMLLDAARVRQREKLAARIGGES, from the coding sequence ATGGTTTCACTTCGATCACTTCGCCTGTCGTTGCGCTTCATCATCCCGCTGGCCATGGCGCTGGCGCTGCTGGCCTACGCGGTGGTGCCGCTGGTGGACAGGCTCACCCTGCACTGGTTCATCCGCGATCTCGATATCCGTTCCCGGCTCATCGCGAGCACCCTCCGGGAACCTCTTGCCGAGTTGCTGCCGCGGGCGGACCGGGCAAAGATCAACACCCTCCTGCTGCGTGCCATTCAGGATGAGCGCCTGCTGGCCCTGGGCTACTGCGATGGCCGCGGAACGCTGCGCTACAGCACGCCCACCTTTCCGGATTCGCTCGACTGCTCGTCGGCCACCCGGCCGGAGAGTGGAAGCGAGGGGGCGCTCCGCCATCTTCCCCAGGGGGCAGTTCACATTTCCATCCATCCCATGGGAGCTGAGGGGGGAGCTGTCGGCTCCCTGATCCTGGTCCACGATATGAGCTTCGTGGAGCGCCGCAGCGCCGATACGCGCAAGTACGTGATCGTTCTCTTTGCGGTGCTCGGCGTGGTGATCTCCCTCATCACCGTGTTCGTCGCCCACCTCAGCTGGCGCGGATGGGTGGAGGGGGTCCGCGCCATGCTGCGGGGCGAGGGGATTCTCCGGCCGTTCAGCCCGCAGGCACCCAGCTCCGAACTCCAGCCTCTGGTGGGAGATCTTCGGGCGCTCCTGCGCACCCTCGATGCCGAACGCCGCTTCGCCGACGACGCCACCATCACCTGGAGTCCCGAGTCCCTGCGGACGCTCTTGCACAAGCATCTGGTGGGGGAGCGGATACTGGTCGTTTCCAACCGCGAACCCTATATCCATATCCGCACGGGCGACACCGTGGAGGTCCATCGTCCGGCCAGCGGCCTGGTCACCGCCGTGGAGCCGGTCATGCGTGCCTGCTCGGGAACCTGGATCGCCCATGGCAGCGGCTCCGCCGACCGGGAGACGGTCGACTCCCACGACCGGGTCCGGGTGCCGCCCCACAAGCCTGAATACAATCTGCGACGGATCTGGCTCACCAAGGAAGAGGAAGAGGGGTACTACTACGGCTTCGCCAACGAAGGGCTCTGGCCCCTCTGCCATATCGCCCACGTACGCCCGGTGTTCCGCACCAGCGACTGGCAACAGTACGTCAGGATCAACCAGCGGTTCGCCGACGCCGTGGTCAAGGAGGCGGACAGCGACGATCCGGTTGTGCTGGTACAGGACTACCACTTCGCGCTTCTGCCCGCGATGATCCGCAAGGCCCTGCCCAAGGCCACCATCATCACCTTCTGGCACATTCCGTGGCCCAACCCGGAGTCGTTCGGCATCTGCCCCTGGCGGGAGGAACTGCTCAAGGGGATGCTGGGGAGCACCATTCTCGGCTTCCACACCCCGTACCATTGCAAGAACTTCCTGGAGACGGTGGACCGCTACCTGGAGACCCGGATCGAGCATGAATCGTCCACCATCTCCCGGCGAGGCCAATTGACCATGGTTGAGAGTTACCCAATCTCCATCCAGTGGCCGCCGGCCTGGCAGGGGACCCTGCCGCCGGTGGACGTGACGCGGAGCGAAATCCTTGGCGAACTGGGGCTTCCCCTGGATCACCTGATCGGGGTCGGGGTTGACCGGATGGATTATACCAAGGGAATCCCGGAGCGATTCATGGCGGTGGAGCGGCTGTTCGAACTGCACCCCGAACTGGTGGGACGCTTCACCTTTGTCCAGATCGCCGCGCCGAGCCGGTCGGCCCTGGAGGAGTACCAGGCGTTCGAGGCGAGGGTCCATTCCCACGCGGAGCGGATCAACGGGCGTTTCAGCCGCGACGGGCGCCCGGCCATCATCCTCAAGGCCGAGCACCACGAACCCGAGCAGGTCAACCGTTACTACCGCGCCGCCGATGTCTGCATGGTCACCAGCCTCCACGACGGCATGAACCTGGTGGCCAAGGAGTACGTGGCGGCCCGGGACGACGAGCGGGGCGCCCTGGTGCTGAGCCAGTTCACCGGCGCTGCCCACGAACTGCATGAGGCCCTGATCGTCAACCCCTATCATGTGGAACAGACCGCCGAGGCCCTCCACCGGGCCCTCACCATGCCCGATTACGAGCAGCGGGAACGGATGCGGAGCATGCGCATGCTGGTGCGCGATTTCAACGTCTACCGCTGGGCCGGCCGGATGCTGCTGGACGCGGCCAGGGTCCGCCAGCGGGAGAAACTGGCCGCCCGGATCGGGGGCGAGTCGTGA
- the mnhG gene encoding monovalent cation/H(+) antiporter subunit G, which translates to MRDTIIAILLGGGAFFAVLAAIGIVRFPDLYVRLSAATKASTLGTSLILAGVALFFDDAAVTGKITAIIVFIALTAPVAAHMLGRAAYFSGVPLWEKSVRDDLASSGEWCKRDDTDGAGTGQADSRADT; encoded by the coding sequence GTGCGTGACACGATCATCGCCATACTCCTGGGCGGGGGGGCCTTCTTTGCCGTGCTGGCCGCCATCGGTATCGTGCGCTTCCCTGACCTCTATGTGCGGCTATCGGCCGCAACCAAGGCCTCTACCCTTGGGACGAGCCTCATATTGGCCGGGGTGGCCCTTTTCTTCGACGACGCTGCCGTCACTGGGAAGATCACCGCCATTATCGTCTTTATCGCCCTGACGGCGCCGGTGGCGGCCCACATGCTGGGCCGGGCCGCCTATTTCAGCGGAGTTCCCCTCTGGGAGAAAAGCGTCCGGGACGATCTGGCGTCCTCGGGCGAATGGTGCAAGCGGGACGATACCGACGGAGCCGGCACGGGGCAGGCCGATTCACGTGCTGATACATAA
- a CDS encoding cation:proton antiporter, which yields MTLDAFIHYVILPLLGGGIVLAFVRLVRGPSLPDRVVALDLMATLIIALSAAYAVATGQHAYLDAAIVLALITFLGTVAFAYYLHRRDGGA from the coding sequence ATGACCCTCGACGCATTCATCCATTATGTAATTCTTCCCCTGCTCGGAGGGGGGATCGTGCTGGCCTTCGTGCGGCTGGTCAGGGGACCGAGCCTGCCGGACCGGGTGGTGGCCCTGGACCTGATGGCAACCCTCATCATCGCCCTGTCCGCCGCCTATGCCGTGGCCACCGGTCAGCACGCCTACCTGGACGCGGCCATCGTCCTGGCTCTGATCACCTTCCTGGGGACCGTGGCCTTTGCCTATTATCTGCACCGGAGGGACGGCGGTGCGTGA
- a CDS encoding Na+/H+ antiporter subunit E: protein MTPFLANILLALAWMALTGTYTAGGFFTGALAGFFVLWITRRGRGTTGYLTRVRAVAGFIAFFFRELVLANLRVAHDILTPRHHMTPGIVAVPLDVESDLEVTVLATVITLTPGTLSLHLTDDRRTLYVHAMYIDDPAVLVRGIKEGFERRVREVFR from the coding sequence GTGACCCCGTTTCTTGCCAATATCCTTCTGGCACTGGCCTGGATGGCCCTCACCGGCACCTATACGGCCGGCGGGTTTTTCACCGGCGCGCTCGCCGGGTTCTTCGTTCTCTGGATAACCCGCCGGGGGCGGGGCACGACCGGCTATCTGACCAGGGTGCGGGCCGTTGCGGGTTTCATCGCCTTCTTCTTCCGGGAGCTGGTGCTGGCCAACCTGAGGGTGGCCCACGACATCCTCACCCCCCGCCACCACATGACGCCGGGCATCGTGGCGGTCCCCCTGGACGTGGAGAGCGACCTTGAGGTCACGGTGCTCGCCACGGTCATCACCCTCACGCCGGGGACCCTGAGCCTCCATTTGACCGACGACCGGCGCACCCTCTACGTTCACGCTATGTACATCGATGACCCGGCGGTGCTCGTGCGGGGAATCAAAGAGGGGTTCGAGCGCCGGGTCCGGGAGGTGTTTCGATGA
- a CDS encoding Na+/H+ antiporter subunit D: protein MKLLLFLPLIIPLATAVAGLFAWNRRELQRLLGVCGTTALLGAGVALLTVVQRQGVVSVQAGNWPAPFGITLVADLFSAVMVVVVGAMGLAVAVYSLASADIDHESLGYHPLMQVLLLGVCGSLLTGDLFNLYVWFEVMLIASFVLLALGGRRQQMEGAIKYVALNLIASAFFLAGIGILYGVAGTLNMADLARQLRAVPHGGTVPVIAALLFAAFGIKSAVFPLFFWLPASYHTPPVAVTTIFSALLTKVGVYVLVRIFTLIFVQEAEAGRTLILAAAGLTMVTGVLGAVAQHEMRRLLSFHIVSQIGYLVMGLGLLTPLALAGTIFFMVHVIAAKSALFLVAGIVKRLTGTTELAELGGLYEGRPLVAGLFLVPALALAGIPPLSGFWAKLALVRAGLGEGRYVVVAAALAVSILTLFSMTKIWAEAFWKDHPVREGEAHAQYHPHIPGGARLLLGVPALVLALATVAMGVGAEPLFRLSLTAADQLLNPDLYIAAVLGVKP, encoded by the coding sequence ATGAAACTTCTTCTCTTCCTCCCCCTCATCATCCCGCTGGCCACGGCTGTGGCGGGGCTTTTCGCCTGGAACCGGCGGGAGCTCCAACGGCTGTTGGGCGTCTGCGGCACGACGGCGCTCCTGGGGGCGGGGGTGGCGCTCCTCACGGTTGTGCAACGTCAGGGGGTGGTCAGCGTCCAGGCGGGGAACTGGCCCGCCCCCTTCGGCATCACCCTGGTAGCCGACCTCTTCAGCGCCGTCATGGTGGTGGTGGTCGGCGCCATGGGGCTGGCAGTGGCGGTCTATTCCCTGGCGAGCGCCGACATCGATCACGAGTCCCTGGGATACCATCCCCTCATGCAGGTGCTGCTGCTGGGGGTCTGCGGGTCGCTCCTGACCGGGGACCTGTTCAACCTCTACGTCTGGTTCGAGGTGATGCTGATCGCCTCGTTCGTGCTCCTGGCCCTTGGCGGCCGTCGGCAGCAGATGGAGGGGGCAATTAAGTATGTGGCCCTGAACCTGATCGCCTCGGCTTTTTTCCTGGCCGGGATCGGTATCCTCTATGGCGTGGCAGGAACCCTGAACATGGCGGATCTGGCCCGTCAGTTGCGGGCGGTTCCCCACGGCGGCACCGTGCCGGTCATCGCTGCGCTCCTCTTTGCCGCCTTCGGGATCAAATCGGCGGTGTTTCCGCTCTTTTTCTGGCTTCCCGCCTCCTACCACACCCCTCCCGTGGCGGTGACCACAATTTTTTCGGCACTGCTGACCAAGGTGGGGGTCTATGTGCTGGTGCGGATATTTACCCTCATTTTCGTCCAGGAGGCCGAGGCGGGCCGAACCCTGATCCTGGCGGCTGCGGGGCTCACCATGGTGACCGGGGTCCTGGGAGCCGTGGCCCAGCACGAGATGAGACGCCTGCTCTCGTTTCACATCGTGAGCCAGATCGGCTACCTGGTCATGGGGCTCGGGCTCCTGACGCCCCTGGCCCTGGCCGGGACGATATTCTTCATGGTCCACGTCATTGCCGCCAAGTCGGCCCTCTTTCTGGTGGCAGGCATCGTGAAGCGGCTGACCGGCACCACGGAACTGGCCGAGTTGGGCGGGCTCTACGAGGGGCGTCCGCTGGTGGCGGGGCTCTTTCTCGTGCCGGCCCTGGCACTGGCGGGGATTCCGCCCCTGTCCGGCTTCTGGGCCAAGCTGGCCCTGGTGCGGGCGGGCCTTGGGGAGGGGCGGTACGTGGTGGTGGCAGCGGCCCTGGCGGTGAGCATCCTGACCCTCTTCTCCATGACCAAAATCTGGGCAGAGGCCTTCTGGAAGGACCACCCCGTGCGAGAGGGGGAGGCCCACGCTCAGTACCACCCCCACATTCCGGGCGGGGCGCGGCTGCTGCTGGGAGTGCCGGCCCTGGTCCTGGCCCTGGCCACGGTGGCCATGGGGGTGGGGGCCGAGCCCCTCTTCCGGCTTTCCCTGACCGCCGCCGACCAGCTGCTCAATCCGGACCTCTACATCGCAGCGGTACTGGGGGTGAAGCCGTGA
- a CDS encoding Na+/H+ antiporter subunit C: MESVLAIVIGGLYATGLYLMVRRSIVKMIFGLALLGNAANLLIFTVGRLTRGRPPYVPAGGTEPIPPVADPLPQALILTAIVIGFGVQAFALVLIKRVYQTVGTDDLDEMTTTDTEYRSN; this comes from the coding sequence GTGGAAAGCGTTCTGGCAATCGTCATCGGCGGGCTGTACGCGACGGGGCTCTACCTCATGGTGCGGCGGAGCATCGTCAAGATGATCTTCGGCCTGGCCCTCCTGGGGAATGCGGCCAATCTTCTCATCTTCACCGTGGGACGCCTCACCCGCGGGCGGCCTCCCTACGTGCCGGCCGGCGGCACCGAGCCGATTCCGCCGGTGGCCGACCCGCTGCCCCAGGCCCTGATCCTGACCGCCATCGTCATCGGCTTCGGGGTGCAGGCCTTTGCCCTGGTCCTGATCAAGCGGGTCTACCAGACCGTGGGCACCGACGATCTGGACGAGATGACCACGACCGATACCGAGTACCGGAGCAATTGA
- a CDS encoding Na+/H+ antiporter subunit B: MQSLFLATAVRLLLPLLLLFSLFLLLRGHNEPGGGFVGGLVAAAAFVLHSLSHGVAGARRVLRVEPRHLVAVGLLTALVSGLLPLAMGLPFLSGIWSILPVPVIGHGGTPILFDIGVYLVVAGMALMIVFSLMEE; this comes from the coding sequence ATGCAGTCACTCTTTCTGGCAACAGCGGTCCGGCTTCTCCTGCCGCTGCTGCTCCTCTTCTCGCTCTTTCTTCTCCTGCGCGGGCACAATGAGCCGGGGGGAGGATTCGTGGGGGGGCTGGTGGCCGCGGCCGCCTTTGTCCTCCACTCCCTGTCCCACGGCGTGGCCGGCGCCCGGCGGGTGCTCCGGGTGGAGCCGCGGCACCTGGTGGCGGTGGGGCTCCTGACCGCCCTGGTGAGCGGACTCCTCCCCCTGGCCATGGGACTTCCCTTTCTTTCGGGCATCTGGAGCATCCTGCCGGTGCCGGTCATCGGTCACGGGGGCACGCCGATCCTGTTCGACATCGGAGTCTACCTGGTGGTGGCGGGGATGGCGCTCATGATCGTGTTCAGCCTGATGGAGGAATAG